A part of Lampris incognitus isolate fLamInc1 chromosome 21, fLamInc1.hap2, whole genome shotgun sequence genomic DNA contains:
- the cldn10a gene encoding claudin-10a: protein MGNMATEIVAFLLTISGWVLVSSTLPTDYWKVSSVDGTVITTATFWSNLWKTCVTDSTGVSNCKDFPSMLALDAYIQVCRGLMIASVCLGFFGATLALVGMKCTKIGGSETTKARLTVLSGLHFILTGLCCMTACSIYAHRITTDFFDPLFVAQKFELGAALFIGWAGSVLCILGGLVFCLSLSEGFGLRAGYSYSGATSLMTTRNKAGGPATCPPRKEARAPAESSRRFVRNAYV from the exons atggGCAACATGGCAACGGAGATAGTCGCTTTCCTCCTGACCATCTCGGGGTGGGTTCTGGTTTCCTCCACCTTGCCTACGGACTACTGGAAGGTGTCGTCTGTGGACGGGACGGTCATCACCACAGCCACCTTCTGGTCCAACCTGTGGAAAACCTGTGTCACCGACTCCACCGGTGTGTCCAACTGCAAGGACTTCCCCTCCATGTTGGCTCTGGATG cctatATCCAGGTCTGCCGGGGTCTGATGATAGCATCTGTGTGTCTGGGGTTCTTTGGTGCCACCCTTGCCTTGGTGGGAATGAAGTGCACGAAAATTGGGGGCTCAGAAACAACCAAAGCCCGCCTGACCGTTCTCTCCGGCCTCCACTTCATCCTCACCG ggtTATGCTGCATGACTGCATGCTCCATCTACGCCCACAGGATCACCACCGACTTCTTCGACCCGCTTTTTGTCGCTCAGAA GTTTGAACTGGGAGCGGCTCTCTTCATCGGCTGGGCCGGATCAGTGCTGTGCATCTTAGGAGGACTCGTCTTCTGCCTCTCTTTATCGGAGGGCTTCGGCTTAAG AGCCGGGTATTCATACAGCGGAGCGACGTCGCTCATGACCACGCGCAACAAGGCCGGCGGGCCGGCCACGTGCCCTCCTCGCAAAGAGGCCCGAGCGCCGGCCGAGTCCTCCAGGCGGTTTGTCAGGAACGCCTATGTGTGA
- the cldn10e gene encoding claudin-10, which yields MKIRVVQIWGFLMSVLGWIFVACTMAMEGWKITSIGGMGGSSIIKVAWYWSSLWRSCFTDSTAVTNCYDFPVLWSVEGHIQIVRGLLMGALSVGMLGFVLGLLGMECTYLGGKDQPKYRKIYCGGCCHIISGLLSTAGYAVYAQYVSGEYFNPNFDGLTFDLGTPLFLGWVGSAFHMTGGFFYLWSVCKPLCGGDEITIVVPAPAEVDQTTKPSSAALSTVSEITSKTKVSSISELSSKFTPSDVSDISSRSEHTSKSGRSSKSRRSSRSGRSSRSSRSGGSRSRSGSESGRLSRSSGSARSESRSSGSSRTVSSLSSRSRSERGQFIRNSYI from the exons ATGAAGATCCGTGTGGTCCAGATCTGGGGCTTCCTCATGTCAGTGCTGGGCTGGATCTTCGTTGCCTGCACCATGGCCATGGAGGGCTGGAAGATCACCTCCATCGGGGGAATGGGAGGCTCCTCCATCATCAAGGTGGCCTGGTACTGGTCCAGTTTGTGGAGGTCCTGCTTCACCGACTCCACCGCTGTCACCAACTGCTACGACTTCCCTGTCCTCTGGTCTGTGGAGG GCCACATCCAGATAGTGCGCGGCCTGCTGATGGGGGCTCTGTCGGTGGGGATGCTGGGCTTTGTGCTGGGTCTGTTGGGCATGGAGTGTACGTACCTCGGCGGGAAAGACCAACCCAAGTACAGGAAGATCTACTGCGGGGGATGCTGCCACATAATCAGCG gtttgctGTCCACTGCAGGTTACGCTGTTTATGCACAGTATGTCTCAGGAGAATACTTCAACCCTAACTTTGATGGGCTGAC GTTTGACCTGGGCACTCCGCTGTTCCTGGGCTGGGTGGGCTCTGCCTTTCATATGACTGGGGGCTTCTTCTATCTGTGGTCGGTGTGCAAGCCACTCTGTGGAGGAGATGAGAT TACAATTGTCGTCCCTGCTCCCGCTGAAGTGGATCAGACCACCAAGCCCTCCTCCGCCGCCTTATCTACAGTCTCAGAGATCACCTCCAAGACCAAAGTGTCGTCCATCTCCGAGCTGTCGTCCAAGTTCACGCCCTCAGATGTATCTGACATCTCCTCGAGGTCGGAGCACACGTCTAAATCCGGACGTTCAAGCAAATCGAGGCGTTCGTCGAGGTCGGGCCGATCATCCAGATCCAGTCGCTCGGGGGGCTCGAGGTCCAGGTCAGGATCAGAGTCTGGTCGCTTGTCGCGGTCCAGCGGGTCGGCCCGTTCTGAGTCGAGGAGCAGCGGCAGCAGTCGCACCGTGTCCTCTCTCTCCAGCAGGTCACGGAGTGAGAGAGGACAGTTCATCAGAAACTCCTATATTTGA
- the cldn10d gene encoding claudin-10 produces the protein MKYRTLVMYMEIGCFVSCLAGWMLVCSTLPTEYWTFSEVGSIVLTTSNYYSNLWRDCISDTTGVSDCKDYPSMLALPAFLHACRALAVCAVITGFFAGVLTLIGMKCTKIGGSEIANARVTFAGGVTYLVSGFCGMITYSWWGNKVVTEFLDPNFRAQKFELGAAVFIGWGGSTLLIVGGAVLSYFSGREGLRSTSPKKRRRPATYATARTRRTYMLPANSSRVTLVPPLFYESRRSGATKTTKTTRTYSRDAFV, from the exons ATGAAGTACAGGACGCTGGTGATGTACATGGAGATCGGCTGCTTCGTGTCGTGTCTGGCCGGCTGGATGCTGGTGTGCTCGACGCTGCCCACAGAGTACTGGACCTTCTCCGAGGTGGGCAGCATCGTCCTGACCACATCCAACTACTACTCCAACCTGTGGAGGGACTGCATCTCGGACACAACGGGCGTCTCCGACTGCAAGGACTACCCCTCTATGCTGGCGCTGCCCG CCTTCCTGCACGCCTGCCGGGCCCTGGCCGTCTGCGCCGTCATCACCGGCTTCTTCGCaggcgtcctcacactgataggGATGAAATGCACCAAAATCGGGGGGTCGGAAATCGCCAACGCGAGGGTGACCTTTGCAGGGGGGGTCACCTATCTGGTTTCAG GATTCTGCGGTATGATCACCTACTCGTGGTGGGGCAACAAAGTGGTGACGGAATTTTTAGATCCAAACTTCAGGGCTCAGAA ATTCGAACTGGGAGCTGCCGTGTTCATCGGCTGGGGCGGCTCGACGCTCCTGATCGTCGGAGGGGCCGTGCTGAGCTACTTCTCCGGGAGAGAGGGTCTCCGCTCAAC TTCCCCGAAAAAGCGGCGCAGGCCAGCGACCTACGCCACGGCCCGCACCAGACGGACCTACATGCTGCCCGCCAACTCGTCCAGGGTCACCCTGGTGCCCCCGCTGTTCTACGAGAGCAGGAGGAGCGGGGCGACTAAGACGACAAAGACCACCAGGACGTACAGCAGGGACGCTTTTGTCTGA
- the LOC130131504 gene encoding glycerol-3-phosphate dehydrogenase 1-like protein, which yields MTGLKVCIVGSGNWGSVIAKIVGHNVKGSNRFDPNVNMWVFEETVNGKKLSEIINTEHENVKYLPGHKLPKNVVAVPDVTEAVKGAKVLVFVIPHQFIGRTCEQIKPHITPGTIGISLIKGIDAGPEGLKLISDIIREKLEIDVSVLMGANIASEVAEEKFCETTIGAKEANGILFKELLQTPNFRITVVQDSETVELCGALKNIVAVGAGFCDGLGFGDNTKAAVIRLGLMEMVAFAKMFCKSPVSSTTFLESCGVADLITTCYGGRNRKVAEAFVRTKKSIAELEEEMLNGQKLQGPQTSTEVYKILEKQGIANKFPLFSAVYMICYKGKEVQKFISCLQNHPEHM from the exons GGGCTCCGTCATTGCCAAAATCGTTGGCCACAATGTCAAAGGCTCCAACAGGTTCGACCCAAACGTGAACATGTGGGTTTTCGAGGAAACGGTCAACGGCAAGAAGCTGTCGGAGATCATTAACACGGAGCATGAGAACGTCAAATACCTCCCGGGTCACAAGCTGCCCAAAAACGTG GTGGCTGTGCCAGACGTCACCGAAGCAGTGAAGGGAGCCAAAGTGCTGGTCTTTGTCATCCCACACCAGTTCATTGGGAGAACCTGCGAGCAGATAAAACCCCACATCACCCCGGGAACCATTGGGATATCGCTCATCAAA GGTATCGATGCGGGGCCGGAGGGCTTGAAGCTCATCTCGGACATCATCCGGGAGAAACTGGAGATCGACGTCAGCGTCCTGATGGGCGCCAACATCGCCAGCGAGGTGGCCGAAGAAAAGTTCTGTGAAACCACCATCG GTGCAAAGGAGGCAAACGGCATCCTCTTCAAGGAGCTGCTCCAAACTCCAAACTTCCGCATCACGGTGGTGCAAGACAGCGAGACGGTGGAGCTGTGTGGTGCTCTGAAG AACATTGTAGCGGTGGGCGCTGGGTTCTGCGATGGCCTGGGTTTCGGGGACAATACGAAAGCGGCGGTGATCCGGCTGGGTCTGATGGAGATGGTGGCCTTCGCCAAGATGTTCTGCAAGAGCCCGGTGAGCTCCACCACGTTCTTGGAGAGCTGCGGAGTGGCCGACCTCATCACCACCTGCTACGGAGGACGCAACCGCAAGGTGGCCGAGGCCTTCGTCAGAACGAAGAAG TCAATCGCTGAGCTGGAGGAAGAGATGCTGAACGGCCAGAAGCTCCAAGGCCCGCAGACCTCCACTGAGGTCTACAAAATCCTGGAAAAGCAGGGCATAGCCAACAA GTTCCCATTGTTTAGTGCAGTCTATATGATCTGCTACAAGGGCAAGGAAGTCCAAAAGTTCATCTCCTGCCTGCAGAACCATCCAGAACATATGTGA